The following proteins are co-located in the Myroides profundi genome:
- a CDS encoding NAD(P)-dependent oxidoreductase → MKLGIIKERKSPPDRRVVLCPKQVKKALDKYNELSIKIEHSDIRIFKDENYASEGLELSSDMTDCDLLLGVKEIPVDYLIPNKTYVFFSHTIKKQEHNRKLLQACLDKNITLMDHETFVDGKNTRIIGFGRYAGIVGAYNTLRGFGLKYELFELAKAETLLHKEDLIYRLKKQYFPPIKIVVTGTGKVAHGIIEILDGMKMKKVSKEHFLTQKYDRPVYTQIGVEDYYKRIDGTEGNKQDFYDHPELYTSDFERFTRVADILMTGHFFKKGAPVILTKEMLNSPFNQIKVIGDISCDVDHGPIASTLKASTIAEPFYGYHPGKGTEVEFDHPAAITVMAIDNLPCELPKDASEGFGEVFVEQVLPAFFNGDKDKILERATITKGGKLTDRFNYLQDFVDGKE, encoded by the coding sequence ATGAAATTAGGAATTATTAAGGAGCGTAAATCGCCTCCTGATAGGAGAGTTGTGCTTTGTCCTAAGCAGGTAAAAAAAGCTTTAGACAAATATAACGAGCTGTCTATTAAGATAGAACATTCAGACATTAGAATTTTTAAAGATGAAAACTATGCTTCTGAAGGATTAGAACTATCAAGTGATATGACAGACTGTGATCTTCTCCTTGGGGTAAAAGAAATTCCTGTTGATTACCTTATACCAAATAAAACTTATGTCTTTTTTTCGCACACAATAAAAAAACAAGAACATAATCGCAAGCTCTTACAAGCTTGTTTAGACAAGAACATTACATTAATGGATCACGAGACATTTGTAGACGGAAAAAACACTAGAATTATTGGCTTTGGTAGATATGCAGGTATAGTAGGTGCATACAATACGCTAAGAGGCTTTGGGTTAAAATATGAATTATTCGAATTAGCCAAGGCTGAAACCTTACTTCACAAAGAAGATTTAATCTATCGATTAAAAAAACAGTACTTCCCTCCTATTAAGATAGTCGTAACTGGAACTGGAAAGGTAGCACATGGTATTATAGAAATACTAGACGGAATGAAAATGAAAAAGGTTTCTAAAGAACACTTCTTAACCCAAAAATATGATAGACCTGTATACACACAGATAGGTGTTGAAGACTATTACAAAAGAATAGATGGGACTGAAGGAAACAAACAAGATTTTTATGACCATCCTGAACTATACACTAGTGACTTCGAGAGATTTACTCGTGTAGCAGATATCCTGATGACTGGGCACTTCTTTAAAAAAGGAGCTCCTGTTATCTTGACAAAAGAAATGCTAAATTCTCCTTTTAATCAAATTAAAGTAATTGGTGATATCTCATGCGATGTAGATCATGGCCCTATAGCCTCTACATTAAAAGCATCTACTATAGCTGAGCCATTCTATGGATATCATCCAGGAAAAGGTACAGAAGTAGAATTTGACCATCCTGCTGCAATAACAGTGATGGCTATTGATAATTTGCCTTGTGAATTACCAAAAGATGCTAGTGAAGGATTTGGTGAAGTATTTGTAGAACAAGTATTACCTGCCTTC